In Fibrobacter sp. UWB15, the following proteins share a genomic window:
- a CDS encoding radical SAM protein yields the protein MRRITLLTNPDKCNLRCALCFLRQRGVITYAGEMPFETAKAAIEKYAADLDESGKPLLKEVIPSTMGEPLLYSKFEDLMYLCETTGIKMNLTTNGTFPGKWGTPSVMFELVQACSDIKVSTLAYEMGGFLRNLWRENVEKLIDCRKRRLDSSATISLQVTLHRENLQDYKDLVSWAEKAGVHRIKWNPAVFIPDSAILERRFKLSKQELDSIRHELLEGSLRSDKIKYEGSLFLEDPTEDCPMGGSCEKCPFTEEVWIWPDGHEDHCPNPRRRWSKI from the coding sequence ATGCGTCGTATTACTCTACTCACCAACCCTGACAAGTGCAATTTACGTTGCGCCCTATGCTTTTTAAGGCAGCGCGGCGTCATCACGTACGCCGGGGAAATGCCCTTTGAAACCGCCAAGGCAGCCATTGAAAAATACGCCGCTGATCTTGACGAATCCGGAAAGCCTTTACTTAAAGAAGTGATCCCCTCCACCATGGGGGAACCTTTACTTTATTCAAAATTCGAAGACCTGATGTATCTTTGCGAAACGACCGGCATCAAGATGAACCTCACCACCAACGGAACATTTCCCGGCAAGTGGGGCACGCCCTCGGTCATGTTCGAATTGGTTCAAGCCTGTAGCGACATCAAAGTCAGCACGCTCGCCTACGAAATGGGCGGTTTTCTTCGCAACCTGTGGCGAGAAAATGTCGAGAAACTCATCGATTGCCGCAAGCGCAGACTAGATTCCAGCGCCACCATTTCATTGCAAGTGACTTTGCACCGAGAAAATCTCCAAGACTACAAGGATCTTGTCTCCTGGGCCGAAAAAGCAGGCGTCCACCGCATCAAATGGAACCCAGCCGTATTCATACCGGATTCGGCAATCCTTGAAAGACGTTTCAAGCTCAGCAAGCAAGAACTGGACTCTATCCGCCACGAACTTCTAGAAGGGTCTCTCCGTTCAGACAAAATCAAATATGAAGGTTCCCTATTCCTAGAAGACCCTACGGAAGACTGTCCCATGGGCGGGTCCTGCGAAAAATGTCCTTTTACAGAGGAAGTCTGGATTTGGCCAGATGGTCATGAAGACCACTGTCCAAACCCCAGAAGACGCTGGAGTAAAATCTAA
- a CDS encoding TldD/PmbA family protein, giving the protein MNPSVAVKIFEAGKSAGADFVEIFEEETRSSMLGLKSSQIESATAGTEYGIGIRLIYGTEVLYGFTSDDSEDALVKLVQTLAFGRIAGQSAKSFEFASQKRVADYNVDAFKDPRVLGQAVKQDFLFRADQSARKISDKVVQVGASVTDSCSTITLMNSEGLNLSMNRARLRVNVTVTVSDGTERLTTHEAPGALGGYELLANYSPEALSTEAAERVLRMLSAGYIKGGQMPVVMGNGFGGVIFHEACGHPLETESVRRGASPFCGKLGEAIGQPCLTAIDDGTMEGVWGSLKYDDEGTPTQRTTLIENGILKTYMSDRVGAQEVGIGLTGSARRESYKYAPVSRMRNTFIAPGKDTLDSMIASVDNGLYAARMAGGSVNPATGEFNFAVDEGYVIRNGKICEPVRGATLIGKGHEIMPRISMVGSDWEVAAGVCGASSGHVPVTVGQPSIKVDQILVGGR; this is encoded by the coding sequence TTGAATCCTTCTGTTGCAGTTAAAATTTTTGAAGCGGGCAAGAGTGCTGGTGCGGATTTTGTCGAAATTTTTGAAGAAGAAACTCGCAGCTCCATGCTTGGTCTTAAATCTAGCCAAATTGAATCTGCAACAGCAGGAACCGAATACGGCATCGGTATCCGATTGATTTACGGAACTGAGGTGCTTTACGGCTTTACCAGCGATGATTCCGAAGATGCCTTGGTGAAACTTGTACAAACTCTTGCCTTTGGCCGTATTGCAGGGCAGTCTGCGAAATCTTTTGAATTTGCTTCGCAAAAACGCGTTGCCGATTACAATGTGGATGCTTTCAAGGATCCCCGAGTACTGGGACAGGCGGTAAAGCAGGATTTCTTGTTCCGTGCGGATCAGTCTGCCCGTAAGATTTCGGATAAAGTAGTGCAAGTGGGTGCTTCGGTGACTGATTCTTGCTCGACTATTACGCTTATGAATAGCGAAGGGCTGAATTTGTCGATGAATCGTGCACGCCTGCGCGTGAATGTGACCGTAACGGTGTCCGACGGAACCGAAAGATTGACAACGCACGAGGCTCCTGGCGCCTTGGGTGGTTATGAACTTTTAGCAAATTATTCGCCTGAAGCGTTGTCTACTGAAGCCGCCGAGCGTGTGCTCCGTATGCTTTCAGCGGGTTACATTAAGGGCGGCCAGATGCCCGTGGTGATGGGCAATGGCTTTGGCGGCGTGATTTTCCACGAAGCCTGTGGACATCCGCTTGAAACGGAATCGGTCCGTCGCGGAGCAAGCCCGTTCTGCGGAAAATTGGGGGAGGCTATTGGCCAACCTTGCTTGACCGCTATTGATGACGGTACCATGGAAGGCGTGTGGGGTAGCCTTAAGTACGATGACGAAGGTACACCCACTCAGCGCACGACTTTGATTGAAAACGGCATTTTGAAAACTTACATGAGTGACCGTGTGGGCGCTCAGGAAGTAGGAATCGGCCTTACGGGTTCCGCCCGTCGCGAAAGCTACAAGTATGCACCTGTAAGCCGCATGCGCAATACGTTTATTGCCCCCGGTAAGGATACGCTTGATTCGATGATTGCAAGTGTCGATAACGGACTCTATGCGGCTCGCATGGCGGGTGGGTCCGTGAACCCGGCGACGGGTGAATTCAACTTTGCTGTAGACGAAGGTTATGTGATTCGTAACGGTAAAATTTGTGAGCCGGTGCGTGGTGCTACCTTAATCGGCAAGGGCCATGAAATCATGCCCCGCATTAGCATGGTTGGTTCCGATTGGGAAGTGGCCGCAGGTGTTTGCGGCGCAAGCTCCGGCCATGTGCCCGTAACAGTGGGCCAGCCTTCGATTAAGGTAGACCAGATTCTGGTTGGTGGTCGTTAG
- a CDS encoding YicC/YloC family endoribonuclease, with the protein MAILSMTGFGKSESMYQGASCVIEVRSVNNRFLDISCKLPKNLAYLENSFKNQIKDKLVRGSVIFSVTLGAGTGGNIPVSYNEAAIAKFVDITRAMQKKFGIEGNITLENILALPEVLQFTDADADSEALEKHLAAELDKALDQVNEMRAKEGANLARDLEGRVNHLNAVLDKIEVLDPQRIEVWKDKFKERINVLLKDSEIDDVRLLQEACIMADKLDIHEEITRFRSHNKLFLNALKEGGAQGKNLGFILQEMGREANTLGTKCQSADIAALAIELKNEVECIREQSLNIA; encoded by the coding sequence ATGGCTATTTTATCGATGACGGGGTTTGGAAAAAGCGAGTCCATGTACCAGGGTGCAAGCTGCGTGATTGAAGTCCGCAGCGTGAACAACCGCTTTTTGGACATCTCTTGTAAGTTGCCCAAGAACTTGGCCTACCTTGAGAATAGTTTCAAGAATCAGATTAAGGACAAACTGGTCCGCGGCTCCGTCATCTTTAGCGTGACACTCGGTGCAGGCACCGGCGGAAATATTCCAGTTTCCTACAACGAAGCCGCCATCGCCAAGTTCGTCGACATTACGCGAGCCATGCAGAAAAAGTTTGGCATCGAAGGTAACATCACTCTGGAAAACATCCTTGCACTCCCCGAAGTGCTGCAGTTTACCGACGCCGATGCGGACTCTGAAGCACTCGAAAAACATTTGGCAGCGGAACTCGACAAGGCTCTTGACCAGGTGAACGAAATGCGTGCCAAGGAAGGCGCAAACCTCGCCCGCGATCTCGAAGGCCGCGTAAATCATTTGAACGCTGTTCTCGACAAAATCGAAGTCCTCGACCCCCAGCGCATCGAAGTCTGGAAAGACAAGTTCAAGGAACGCATCAACGTGCTTTTGAAGGATTCCGAAATCGACGACGTCCGCCTGCTGCAGGAAGCCTGCATCATGGCCGACAAACTCGACATTCACGAAGAAATCACGCGCTTCCGCAGCCACAACAAGTTGTTCCTGAACGCCCTCAAGGAAGGCGGCGCCCAAGGTAAGAACCTCGGCTTCATTCTGCAAGAAATGGGCCGCGAAGCCAACACCCTCGGCACCAAGTGCCAAAGTGCCGACATCGCAGCGCTTGCCATCGAGCTCAAGAACGAAGTCGAGTGCATCCGTGAGCAATCGCTTAACATTGCTTAA
- the trxA gene encoding thioredoxin gives MPAIHLTAENFDSVISSGQLVFVDFWATWCRPCMMMGPIVDELADEYDGRAVIAKINVDDAGVSDICARFGITNIPNMKLFKNGVEVGNVVGAVPKATVKGVIDRNL, from the coding sequence ATGCCAGCAATTCATTTGACTGCAGAAAATTTTGACTCGGTGATTTCTTCGGGCCAGCTGGTCTTTGTGGACTTCTGGGCAACCTGGTGCCGTCCATGCATGATGATGGGCCCCATTGTCGATGAACTTGCCGATGAATACGATGGCCGTGCGGTCATTGCGAAAATCAATGTGGACGATGCCGGTGTGAGCGATATCTGCGCCCGCTTTGGCATTACCAACATTCCCAACATGAAGCTCTTCAAGAATGGAGTGGAAGTGGGCAACGTGGTGGGTGCCGTACCTAAGGCTACCGTTAAAGGCGTTATTGACCGCAACCTGTAG
- a CDS encoding NAD(P)/FAD-dependent oxidoreductase, with protein MTDMLILGYGPAGISAALYGLRAGLSVQLVGKDGGALVKAHMIQNYYGLEKPLSGEQLLDVGHKQATALGAQIIDDEITDLMFDGQGFSAKGLVGEYHGKVCIMATGAARSKHPVAGMAELEGHGVSYCAVCDAFFYRQKNVAVLGSGEYALHEVQELLQVVKSVTLLTNGAALATSFPPSVRIENRHLQSLVGEGQFKGVHYEDGTEENFDGLFVALGSASATDLAKKAGAGFDGPTLALDKDFQTTVPGLFAAGDCTGGTLQVAVAVGEGAKAGLAAIKYIREHRA; from the coding sequence ATGACAGATATGCTGATTTTAGGCTACGGGCCTGCAGGAATTTCAGCCGCACTCTACGGATTGAGAGCAGGCCTGTCCGTTCAACTGGTTGGTAAAGACGGCGGTGCCCTGGTTAAAGCCCACATGATCCAGAACTACTACGGACTTGAAAAGCCCCTTAGCGGCGAACAACTTTTGGACGTCGGCCACAAGCAGGCCACGGCCCTTGGTGCCCAAATTATCGATGACGAAATCACCGACCTCATGTTTGACGGTCAAGGTTTTTCTGCAAAAGGCCTCGTAGGCGAATACCACGGGAAGGTCTGCATCATGGCCACAGGTGCCGCCCGCAGCAAGCACCCCGTCGCTGGCATGGCAGAACTGGAAGGTCACGGCGTGAGCTACTGCGCCGTATGCGACGCCTTCTTCTACCGTCAGAAAAATGTGGCCGTTCTTGGCAGTGGCGAATACGCCCTCCACGAAGTCCAGGAACTTTTGCAAGTCGTCAAGAGCGTCACGCTTCTTACAAACGGAGCCGCCTTAGCCACCTCTTTCCCGCCCAGTGTCCGCATCGAGAATCGACACTTGCAGTCCCTTGTTGGCGAAGGTCAGTTCAAGGGAGTTCACTACGAAGACGGCACCGAAGAAAACTTCGACGGATTATTCGTAGCCCTCGGCAGTGCAAGCGCAACGGATCTCGCCAAAAAAGCCGGTGCAGGCTTTGACGGACCCACATTAGCACTCGACAAGGATTTCCAGACAACGGTTCCTGGACTTTTCGCTGCAGGCGACTGCACCGGAGGCACACTCCAAGTTGCCGTTGCCGTGGGCGAAGGCGCCAAGGCGGGCCTCGCTGCAATCAAATACATCAGGGAACACAGGGCCTAG
- a CDS encoding FISUMP domain-containing protein: MNKINALMVSGAVAAALIFAGCEDVRVENYPSGKIRIETTYVKDKKEGPEKEYYENGNVKREANYVNDRREGVVKEYYEDGIPEAEYTYADGYIEGPVIRYHKNGKVASKAEYKQNKQIAFGEYFDENGEPATSGSYKDPRDGYSYEWIRIGSQLWTAENMNYATASGSLCAQCNHWGRLYNFENAKKACLDGFHMPTKAEWNELLAFAGKEKPVGVVLKAGYGWDPIKGTNNYGNGKDELGFGAKAGGAHFAKSDVPLKERKFEAAGQRAFFWTAEGEVLVFFYDKDIAKFEKFNPEYGASLRCIKD, encoded by the coding sequence ATGAACAAGATAAATGCACTGATGGTTTCGGGGGCTGTCGCTGCGGCCTTGATCTTTGCAGGTTGCGAAGATGTTCGCGTTGAAAATTACCCTAGCGGGAAAATCCGTATCGAGACGACCTATGTCAAAGATAAGAAAGAAGGCCCCGAAAAGGAATACTACGAAAACGGTAACGTGAAGCGTGAAGCCAATTACGTGAACGATCGTCGCGAAGGGGTGGTGAAGGAATATTATGAAGACGGTATTCCCGAAGCGGAATACACTTATGCCGACGGTTACATTGAGGGGCCGGTGATTCGCTACCATAAGAATGGTAAGGTGGCATCCAAGGCCGAATACAAGCAGAACAAGCAGATTGCTTTCGGCGAATACTTCGACGAAAATGGCGAACCGGCAACGAGCGGTTCTTATAAGGACCCGCGCGATGGTTACTCTTACGAATGGATTCGCATTGGTTCGCAGCTTTGGACCGCAGAAAATATGAATTATGCGACAGCTTCGGGTTCCCTTTGCGCCCAATGCAATCACTGGGGCCGTCTCTACAACTTTGAAAATGCGAAGAAGGCCTGCCTAGATGGATTCCACATGCCGACTAAGGCCGAATGGAATGAGTTGCTTGCTTTTGCGGGCAAGGAAAAACCGGTGGGCGTCGTGCTGAAGGCTGGCTACGGCTGGGACCCGATCAAGGGCACGAACAACTATGGCAACGGCAAGGATGAACTCGGCTTCGGAGCCAAGGCCGGTGGCGCACACTTTGCAAAGAGCGATGTTCCGCTGAAGGAACGCAAGTTCGAAGCCGCCGGTCAGAGGGCTTTCTTCTGGACGGCTGAAGGCGAAGTACTCGTATTTTTCTACGACAAGGACATTGCCAAGTTCGAAAAGTTCAATCCGGAATACGGCGCCAGTTTGCGTTGCATTAAGGACTAA
- the hisF gene encoding imidazole glycerol phosphate synthase subunit HisF produces the protein MLTKRLIVCLDVRNRKVTKGVKFKGNIDIGDPVEMGAQYSADGVDELVFYDITASAENRPCDMEMIRQIAHRVFIPFAVGGGIRNLDDMHEALLAGAEKVSVNSLAVLHPEIIADGAKAFGRQCVVLGMDAKFVGVSDKFKSGYEVYIRGGRQAMGIDAVEWAKKAEDLGVGEICLNAIDTDGVRNGYELNITDQVARAVQVPVIASGGAGTPAHIVDLFHKTSADAALVASMVHFGDYTVPGIKKEMLAAGIPVRKKMNGEV, from the coding sequence ATGCTGACCAAACGATTGATTGTATGTCTTGATGTCCGCAACCGCAAGGTGACGAAGGGCGTCAAGTTTAAAGGCAATATCGATATCGGTGATCCTGTGGAAATGGGTGCTCAGTATAGTGCTGACGGTGTCGATGAACTAGTTTTTTATGATATTACCGCAAGTGCAGAAAATCGCCCTTGCGATATGGAAATGATTCGCCAGATTGCGCACCGCGTGTTTATTCCTTTTGCGGTGGGCGGTGGCATTCGTAACTTGGATGATATGCATGAGGCCCTTTTGGCCGGTGCCGAAAAGGTGAGTGTGAATAGTCTCGCCGTGCTTCACCCTGAAATTATTGCAGATGGTGCGAAGGCCTTCGGTCGCCAGTGCGTGGTGCTAGGCATGGATGCCAAGTTTGTCGGTGTTTCGGACAAGTTTAAAAGTGGCTACGAAGTGTATATTCGTGGTGGTCGCCAGGCGATGGGCATCGATGCCGTTGAATGGGCCAAGAAGGCCGAGGATCTGGGCGTTGGCGAAATTTGTTTGAACGCAATCGATACCGATGGCGTTCGCAACGGCTATGAATTGAATATTACCGACCAAGTGGCACGTGCGGTGCAGGTGCCAGTGATTGCTAGCGGCGGTGCCGGAACTCCGGCACACATTGTGGACTTGTTCCACAAGACTTCTGCCGATGCGGCGCTAGTGGCATCCATGGTTCATTTTGGCGATTACACGGTGCCCGGAATAAAGAAAGAAATGCTTGCGGCAGGAATCCCTGTGCGCAAGAAAATGAACGGCGAGGTGTAG
- the dtd gene encoding D-aminoacyl-tRNA deacylase — MKFLIQRVLNAQVDIDGETVGKIGKGYMILIGVGEGDSKEIADRYIRKMLALRIFADENGKTNLSIKDVGGELLLVSQFTLYANCNKGNRPTFNGAGNPTLASELYDYIIAECKKEIPNVQTGRFGADMQVSLTNDGPFTIMLE; from the coding sequence ATGAAATTTCTGATTCAACGCGTTTTGAACGCCCAAGTCGATATCGACGGCGAGACCGTCGGAAAAATCGGCAAGGGCTACATGATCCTTATCGGAGTGGGCGAAGGTGACTCCAAAGAGATCGCCGACCGCTACATCCGCAAAATGCTTGCGCTCCGCATCTTCGCCGACGAAAACGGAAAGACCAATCTTTCGATTAAAGATGTCGGCGGCGAACTCCTACTGGTTTCACAATTTACTTTATACGCAAATTGCAACAAAGGAAACCGCCCCACGTTCAACGGAGCCGGAAACCCCACCCTAGCAAGCGAGCTATATGATTATATTATAGCGGAATGCAAAAAGGAGATTCCAAACGTGCAAACAGGGCGCTTCGGCGCTGACATGCAGGTGAGTTTAACCAACGACGGACCGTTTACGATTATGTTGGAATAA
- a CDS encoding homoserine O-acetyltransferase, with protein sequence MSEFLHKYSVGPVVPQTFTKDYGDEGFKLESGKTLPALTIRYETYGTLNADKSNVVWVCSPLTADAHVAGYYTENDKKPGWWDALIGPGKPVDTDKFFVVCSNILGGCKGTTGPASINPRTGKPYGSTFPMITIGDMVNAQRELAKGLGIDQLCCVIGGSMGGFQAMKWAIYYPDLVRRCIVIASSPRFSSQALGFEIVARDVITQDPNFNGGDYYESTHPDVGLSNARKLAHITYLSAVGMEQKFKRAQDQESRNHAVTYSTPFDLNLPLESYLRYQGAKFVDRFDANSYLHIAHATDSFDLETEYGSLENAFKGVKAEFLNVNLSTDWLFPPHESRRITSALLNAGKVVTSLELDTQFGHDGFLIEVGDLGKAVGRFLDSKIIPTKTETQVMPVFHDTEDFDFIGSLVKENSKVLDLGCGNGELLDFLNKKKHVEVLGIERNFKSIMDCLENDVPVIQRDLDESGIRDFKDGSFDYAIINRTIQEIRDPVALLNELLRVAKRAIVTFPNFGHWTTRGSLMLHGRMPKSKELPYEWYDTPNIRLLTVKDFHTLCDKEGLKIETISYQNEHKLSKFLTAIGFANFGAEHVIAMVTKK encoded by the coding sequence ATGAGTGAATTTTTGCATAAATACAGCGTCGGCCCAGTGGTGCCCCAGACCTTTACGAAGGATTACGGGGACGAGGGTTTTAAGCTCGAAAGTGGCAAGACCCTTCCGGCGCTGACCATCCGTTACGAAACGTACGGAACGCTAAACGCCGACAAGAGCAATGTTGTCTGGGTGTGTTCTCCACTTACGGCAGACGCACACGTTGCCGGCTACTATACCGAAAACGACAAGAAGCCCGGTTGGTGGGATGCCCTGATTGGCCCCGGAAAACCGGTCGATACAGACAAGTTCTTTGTCGTGTGCAGCAACATTTTAGGTGGTTGTAAAGGCACCACAGGCCCGGCAAGCATCAACCCGCGCACGGGCAAGCCCTACGGCAGCACCTTCCCCATGATTACCATCGGCGACATGGTGAACGCCCAGCGAGAACTCGCCAAAGGCCTCGGCATCGATCAGCTCTGCTGCGTGATCGGAGGTTCCATGGGTGGTTTCCAGGCCATGAAATGGGCCATTTACTACCCGGACCTTGTTCGCCGTTGCATCGTGATTGCAAGCTCTCCGCGATTCAGCAGCCAGGCTCTCGGTTTTGAAATCGTCGCCCGCGACGTGATTACCCAAGACCCGAATTTTAACGGCGGCGACTACTACGAATCGACTCACCCCGATGTCGGCCTTTCGAACGCCCGCAAGCTCGCCCACATTACCTACCTCAGCGCCGTGGGCATGGAACAAAAATTCAAACGCGCCCAGGACCAGGAAAGCCGTAACCACGCTGTCACCTACAGCACACCTTTCGACCTGAACCTTCCGCTCGAAAGCTACCTGCGTTACCAGGGTGCCAAATTCGTAGACCGCTTCGACGCCAACAGCTACCTGCACATTGCACACGCGACCGACAGTTTCGATCTCGAAACGGAATACGGTTCCCTTGAAAACGCTTTCAAGGGCGTGAAGGCTGAATTTCTGAACGTGAACCTGAGTACCGACTGGCTTTTCCCGCCGCATGAATCGCGCCGTATTACAAGCGCACTCTTGAATGCCGGCAAAGTAGTGACAAGCCTCGAGCTCGACACGCAATTCGGTCACGACGGATTCCTTATTGAAGTCGGCGACCTCGGAAAGGCCGTAGGCCGTTTCCTCGACAGTAAGATTATTCCGACCAAAACCGAAACGCAGGTCATGCCCGTTTTCCACGACACCGAAGACTTCGACTTCATCGGAAGCCTCGTCAAGGAAAATAGCAAGGTGCTCGACCTCGGCTGCGGTAACGGCGAACTTCTCGATTTCTTGAACAAGAAAAAGCATGTTGAAGTTCTCGGTATCGAGCGCAACTTCAAGAGCATCATGGATTGTCTCGAAAACGATGTGCCCGTGATCCAGCGCGACCTTGACGAAAGCGGCATTCGCGATTTCAAGGACGGCAGCTTCGATTACGCCATCATCAACCGCACCATTCAAGAAATCCGCGACCCGGTGGCTCTCTTGAACGAACTTCTGCGTGTAGCCAAGCGCGCCATCGTGACCTTCCCGAATTTCGGTCACTGGACAACCCGCGGAAGCCTGATGCTGCACGGACGCATGCCGAAATCCAAGGAATTACCGTACGAATGGTATGACACGCCGAATATCCGCCTCTTGACGGTGAAGGATTTCCATACCCTTTGCGACAAGGAAGGCTTGAAAATCGAAACTATCAGCTACCAGAACGAACACAAGCTCAGCAAGTTCCTGACGGCTATCGGTTTTGCAAACTTCGGCGCAGAACATGTAATTGCAATGGTGACCAAGAAATAG
- a CDS encoding glycosyl hydrolase family 8, with the protein MMERLTPRDMFVEAGYGPSFAAQLIQNAYSKLFEGDPINERVCFDASDDMSYIIDIGHDDIRSEGMSYGMYITALTGHERQFDKLWNFSKRYLRNDDGPHVGYFAWQVSTTDFCKMDPGAAPDGEEYFAMALLIAAEKFNRPDLKDEAIGLINWMRNKPNNGIVGPMIDPEQNLVKFSPVLGNDFTDPSYNTIAFYRAFAEATGDERWYTTVEKSLEYLQKAAHPVTGLCSEYSEYDGTPRATPWYPESDCFSGDAWRVAMNLSLDYALFKGHECEKQICEKMLNFFNSKRPYLADYSIDGGDFPRPGRNATPGVIAMNAAATQVLPADDPRIKPFVKDLAALSVPYRFWRYYDGMLYLIGLLATAGKIRI; encoded by the coding sequence ATGATGGAACGATTGACCCCACGCGATATGTTTGTTGAAGCTGGTTATGGTCCCAGTTTTGCAGCTCAGCTTATACAAAATGCCTATAGCAAGTTATTCGAAGGAGACCCGATTAATGAACGAGTCTGCTTCGATGCCTCCGATGACATGAGCTATATCATCGATATCGGACATGACGATATTCGTTCCGAAGGCATGAGCTACGGAATGTATATCACGGCATTGACCGGTCATGAACGCCAGTTTGACAAGTTGTGGAATTTCTCGAAGCGTTACCTGCGTAACGATGACGGTCCACATGTCGGTTATTTTGCCTGGCAGGTATCGACAACGGATTTTTGCAAGATGGACCCGGGTGCCGCTCCCGATGGCGAAGAATATTTTGCCATGGCCCTTTTGATTGCTGCCGAAAAGTTTAATCGTCCGGACCTTAAGGACGAAGCCATCGGTCTCATTAACTGGATGCGCAACAAGCCGAATAATGGAATTGTGGGCCCGATGATTGACCCTGAACAGAATCTAGTGAAGTTCTCTCCTGTATTGGGAAATGACTTTACGGATCCGAGCTACAACACTATTGCTTTCTACCGAGCCTTTGCCGAAGCGACCGGAGACGAAAGGTGGTATACGACTGTAGAAAAAAGCCTTGAATATTTGCAGAAGGCTGCACACCCTGTAACGGGCCTTTGCAGCGAATACTCCGAATATGATGGCACTCCGCGTGCGACTCCGTGGTACCCCGAAAGTGATTGCTTCAGTGGCGATGCCTGGCGTGTCGCCATGAACCTGAGTCTGGATTATGCGCTGTTCAAGGGCCATGAATGCGAAAAGCAGATTTGCGAAAAGATGCTCAACTTCTTCAATAGCAAGCGTCCGTATCTGGCTGACTATTCTATTGATGGTGGTGATTTCCCCCGTCCGGGTCGTAATGCGACTCCGGGTGTGATTGCCATGAATGCGGCTGCCACTCAGGTGCTGCCTGCGGATGACCCGCGCATCAAGCCTTTTGTGAAGGACTTGGCTGCGTTGTCTGTGCCTTACCGCTTTTGGCGTTACTACGATGGAATGCTTTATCTGATTGGACTTCTTGCTACGGCAGGAAAAATCAGAATCTGA
- a CDS encoding DUF3575 domain-containing protein — MMKKLMMACLFGIAFASAQVVDDPYAYTSGAQEQETPVMDINHTENDEPMFAVSIHPISMLVLSLFDIPSIYLTIEGNLGSHFSLITRPCFIWGEFSDSDEELEIDLFGISEGLRYYFGDGHRGLYLSAHFNYNRVGLEYTYEGDHRDDYDAHANGFGFGIYIGHKIRSGHFTSSWDIGYTYAKYSVSEKEKKDVEDVSTVGSGYDINYSIGFAF; from the coding sequence ATGATGAAAAAATTGATGATGGCCTGCCTATTCGGCATTGCATTTGCTTCGGCACAAGTGGTTGATGACCCTTACGCTTATACATCTGGTGCCCAGGAACAGGAAACACCTGTGATGGATATTAACCATACCGAAAATGATGAGCCGATGTTTGCGGTGTCGATTCATCCTATATCGATGTTGGTTTTATCGTTGTTTGATATTCCGTCGATTTATTTGACAATTGAAGGAAACTTGGGGAGCCATTTTTCCTTGATTACGCGTCCCTGCTTTATTTGGGGAGAATTCTCGGATAGTGACGAAGAACTGGAGATAGACCTGTTCGGTATTTCGGAAGGCTTGCGCTATTATTTTGGTGATGGACACCGGGGCCTGTATTTATCGGCTCATTTTAATTATAATCGTGTAGGTCTGGAATACACGTACGAAGGGGACCATCGCGATGACTATGATGCCCACGCAAATGGTTTTGGCTTCGGGATTTACATTGGTCATAAGATCCGTTCGGGACACTTTACCTCGTCTTGGGATATCGGATATACCTATGCCAAGTACTCTGTTTCGGAAAAGGAAAAGAAGGATGTGGAGGATGTCTCTACAGTGGGCTCGGGCTACGACATAAATTACTCGATTGGTTTCGCTTTCTAG
- a CDS encoding DUF1007 family protein, which produces MSLKPLLVCLLCAASLVCAHPHVFVDAKIKVMFDNAGFSAVKNHWVYDEIYSSAMMSSGDADGDGKISESENKWFLETILGPLKEFNYYNYVQSGSIFLKAQGLSNFKASFKNNRLMLDFETKFSSPIGPDYTMLVIAVADPSNYIQVTADMENADVDGPESFDIEFFNDGLQGLTLFRAFQSDIEGLYLRFKKK; this is translated from the coding sequence ATGTCATTGAAGCCCTTGCTTGTATGTTTGCTTTGTGCGGCTTCGCTGGTGTGCGCGCACCCTCACGTATTCGTAGATGCAAAAATCAAAGTGATGTTCGACAACGCCGGATTTTCGGCGGTGAAAAATCACTGGGTTTATGATGAAATCTATAGTTCCGCGATGATGTCGTCGGGCGATGCTGACGGCGATGGAAAAATTTCTGAATCGGAAAACAAGTGGTTTTTGGAAACGATTCTTGGACCTCTCAAGGAATTCAATTATTACAATTATGTGCAGTCGGGTTCGATTTTTTTGAAGGCCCAGGGGCTTTCGAACTTCAAGGCTTCATTCAAAAATAACCGCTTGATGTTGGACTTTGAAACGAAGTTTTCGAGCCCGATTGGCCCCGATTATACTATGCTCGTGATTGCGGTGGCCGATCCGTCCAACTACATTCAGGTAACCGCCGACATGGAAAATGCAGATGTGGACGGACCTGAATCTTTTGATATCGAGTTCTTTAATGATGGTTTGCAAGGACTGACTCTGTTTAGGGCTTTTCAATCTGATATTGAAGGCTTATACTTGAGATTTAAAAAGAAATAA